From Nicotiana tabacum cultivar K326 chromosome 22, ASM71507v2, whole genome shotgun sequence, one genomic window encodes:
- the LOC107793573 gene encoding uncharacterized protein LOC107793573 codes for MSKTNIENRKQLKNPHTVGKIFFAIVRNELEKEKNTSDPLSLREFFVATRSRKPGRSYNDSDEDTTSKLAEMEKIEAQQSEDGSNFVNAFAAVMGPEHSGRLRLYERGVTRTSLKGKMGHFEPSSHATNNPVQQMEERMVRMFEEQKEQFEKQKEEFEKQKEQYEEQKRMMRQEILGDIVVQFQRSGLPIDPTILATLCGRSSGEASSAQQDQKAIFW; via the exons ATGTCCAAGACCAATATTGAGAATCGAAAACAATTGAAGAATCCACACACTGTCGGCAAAATTTTTTTTGCTATAGTCCGCAATGAATTG GAAAAAGAGAAGAACACTTCCGACCCTTTATCACTACGAGAGTTCTTTGTGGCTACAAGATCAAGAAAACCTGGAAGGTCGTACAATGATTCTGATGAAGATACAACTAGTAAACTT GCTGAAATGGAAAAAATTGAAGCACAACAAAGTGAAGATGGTAGCAACTTTGTTAATGCATTTGCAGCCGTTATGGGACCTGAACATTCAGGGCGACTTAGATTATATGAACGAGGGGTTACAAGAACTTCTTTGAAAGGAAAAATGGGACATTTTGAACCCTCTTCACATGCTACAAATAATCCGGTCCAACAAATGGAAGAGAGGATGGTAAGAATGTTTGAGGAACAAAAGGAACAATTTGAGAAACAGAAGGAAGAATTTGAAAAACAGAAGGAACAATATGAGGAACAAAAGAGAATGATGCGACAAGAAATTCTAGGAGATATCGTTGTACAGTTTCAACGTTCAGGATTGCCAATTGATCCTACTATTTTAGCAACCTTGTGTGGTCGTTCATCGGGAGAAGCTTCCTCCGCACAACAAGATCAAAAGGCCATCTTTTGGTAG